In Sphingopyxis sp. 113P3, one DNA window encodes the following:
- a CDS encoding tetratricopeptide repeat-containing sulfotransferase family protein, with the protein MSATNGRGTVTTYPALTQADELAAAGKLDAAAQRIIEHLRRHPDEPQGLAKLGEFAMLLGGLVQAEQFLRRAILRGANQFEVRRNLASVLNQQERLDEARAMFEALASEGDDPTISALHGLTLDKLGRNDEAREILENLVTLYPDRPHFWISYGHNLRAAGRVDDAIAAYRKATEIDYECGEAWWGLASIKSRVFTEADIEMMQKGLKVAIDERNSSPLHFALARAFHDRKRHAEAFEHYREANRQRAESIGYDAKELTEEIAELERVVTRDFIAALPDVPAGDSVPVFIVSLPRSGSTLLEQMLGSHADIEPVGELPYAPAILRSVMEMATRRGPVTVPQLIAALDPSRAAAMGEDYLHRAAFHRKTGKRYFIDKLPHNWSNIMFLRKILPQAKFLDIRRPAMDCCFSNFTQSFSRAHASSFALGDIGQCYVDYVRLMTHLGRVAPGLVHHIDYAALVADPEAQLRPALAHLGLEWDPAILEFHKLDRVVRTPSSEQVRRPLNRDGMEVWRPYAEWLGPLRDALGDLAEQEGRRKTPAPS; encoded by the coding sequence GTGAGTGCGACCAACGGGCGCGGAACGGTGACCACCTACCCGGCGCTAACCCAAGCCGACGAGCTCGCTGCGGCCGGAAAGCTGGATGCGGCCGCGCAGCGTATCATCGAACATCTGCGCCGGCATCCGGACGAGCCCCAGGGCCTTGCCAAGCTGGGCGAGTTCGCGATGCTCCTCGGCGGGCTCGTTCAAGCGGAGCAATTTCTTCGCCGCGCGATCCTGCGCGGAGCCAACCAGTTCGAGGTGCGCCGCAACCTCGCCTCGGTCCTCAACCAGCAGGAGCGGCTCGACGAAGCGCGCGCGATGTTCGAGGCGCTGGCCAGCGAAGGCGACGATCCAACGATCTCCGCCTTGCATGGACTGACCCTCGACAAGCTCGGCCGCAACGACGAGGCACGCGAAATCCTTGAAAACCTGGTCACCCTCTATCCTGACCGCCCCCATTTCTGGATTTCCTACGGGCACAATCTGCGCGCCGCAGGACGCGTCGACGATGCGATCGCAGCTTATCGCAAGGCCACCGAGATCGATTATGAATGCGGCGAAGCCTGGTGGGGGCTTGCGAGCATCAAGAGCCGCGTCTTCACTGAGGCCGACATCGAGATGATGCAAAAGGGCCTGAAGGTCGCGATCGACGAACGCAACAGCTCGCCCCTCCATTTTGCGCTTGCCCGCGCCTTTCACGACCGGAAGCGCCACGCCGAAGCGTTCGAACATTATCGCGAGGCCAACCGCCAGCGCGCCGAAAGCATCGGCTATGATGCAAAGGAGCTGACCGAAGAAATCGCCGAGCTCGAACGCGTTGTGACGCGCGATTTCATCGCCGCGCTGCCCGACGTGCCGGCGGGCGACAGCGTGCCGGTTTTCATCGTCAGCCTTCCGCGATCAGGCTCGACCTTGCTCGAACAGATGCTTGGCAGTCACGCCGACATCGAACCCGTGGGCGAACTTCCCTATGCGCCTGCAATCCTGCGCAGCGTCATGGAAATGGCGACGCGGCGCGGTCCCGTCACCGTACCGCAGCTGATCGCGGCGCTGGACCCCAGTCGGGCGGCAGCGATGGGGGAGGATTATCTCCACCGCGCCGCGTTTCATCGCAAGACCGGCAAACGCTATTTCATCGACAAGCTCCCGCACAACTGGAGCAACATCATGTTCCTGCGCAAGATATTGCCGCAGGCAAAATTCCTCGACATCCGCCGCCCGGCGATGGACTGCTGCTTTTCCAACTTCACCCAGAGCTTCTCGCGCGCGCACGCCTCCTCCTTCGCGCTCGGCGACATCGGCCAATGCTATGTCGATTATGTGCGGCTGATGACGCACCTCGGCCGCGTTGCGCCGGGGCTCGTCCACCATATCGATTACGCCGCGCTCGTCGCAGATCCCGAAGCGCAGCTGCGGCCAGCGCTCGCGCATCTGGGGCTTGAATGGGATCCCGCGATCCTCGAGTTCCACAAGCTCGACCGCGTCGTGCGCACGCCATCGAGCGAGCAGGTACGCCGCCCGCTCAACCGCGACGGGATGGAGGTCTGGCGTCCTTATGCCGAATGGCTGGGACCGCTCCGCGATGCGCTGGGAGATCTGGCCGAACAGGAAGGGCGCCGGAAAACCCCGGCGCCCTCTTAA
- the ahcY gene encoding adenosylhomocysteinase, with protein sequence MATLAADTRDYVIADIGLADFGRKEIAIAETEMPGLMALRAEYGAAQPLKGARITGSLHMTIQTAVLIETLKALGAEVRWATCNIFSTQDHAAAAIAAGGTPVFAVKGESLADYWDYVGRIFDWGDETANIILDDGGDATMFALWGAKIEAGATLPAPENEEEVEFQRALKAFVAANPGYLTRTVKALKGVSEETTTGVHRLYEIAKKGELPFPAINVNDSVTKSKFDNLYGCKESLVDAIRRATDVMLAGKVAAVAGFGDVGKGSAASLRNGGARVLVTEIDPICALQAAMEGYEVVTMDEAVERADIFVTATGNADVITAEHMAAMKPMSIVCNIGHFDSEIQIAALANYKWTEVKPGTDLVEFPDGKQIIVLAKGRLVNLGCATGHPSFVMSSSFTNQVLAQIELFTKGDQYKNEVYVLPKHLDEKVAALHLEKLGVKLSKLTQKQADYIGVPVEGPFKPDHYRY encoded by the coding sequence GTGGCTACTCTCGCCGCCGACACCCGTGACTATGTGATTGCCGACATCGGCCTTGCCGACTTTGGACGCAAGGAAATCGCGATCGCCGAAACCGAAATGCCCGGCCTGATGGCGCTGCGCGCCGAATATGGCGCGGCGCAGCCGCTGAAGGGCGCGCGGATTACCGGGTCGCTTCATATGACGATCCAGACAGCGGTGCTCATCGAGACGCTGAAGGCGCTCGGCGCCGAGGTACGCTGGGCCACGTGCAATATCTTTTCGACGCAGGACCATGCCGCCGCTGCGATCGCTGCGGGCGGAACGCCGGTGTTCGCGGTAAAGGGCGAAAGCCTCGCCGACTATTGGGATTATGTCGGCCGCATCTTCGACTGGGGCGACGAAACCGCGAACATCATCCTCGACGATGGCGGCGACGCCACCATGTTCGCGCTTTGGGGCGCGAAGATCGAGGCGGGCGCGACGCTCCCCGCGCCGGAGAATGAGGAAGAGGTCGAGTTCCAGCGTGCGCTCAAGGCATTTGTCGCGGCGAACCCCGGCTATCTGACCAGGACCGTGAAGGCGCTGAAGGGTGTTTCGGAAGAGACCACGACTGGCGTTCACCGTCTCTACGAGATTGCGAAGAAGGGCGAGCTGCCCTTCCCGGCGATCAACGTCAACGACAGCGTCACCAAGTCCAAGTTCGACAATCTTTACGGCTGCAAGGAATCGCTGGTCGACGCGATCCGCCGTGCCACCGACGTGATGCTGGCGGGCAAGGTCGCCGCGGTCGCGGGATTTGGCGATGTGGGCAAGGGTTCGGCCGCCTCGCTGCGCAACGGCGGCGCGCGCGTGCTCGTCACCGAAATCGACCCGATCTGCGCCCTGCAGGCGGCGATGGAGGGTTATGAGGTGGTGACGATGGACGAAGCCGTCGAGCGCGCCGACATATTCGTCACAGCGACCGGCAATGCCGACGTCATCACCGCCGAGCATATGGCGGCGATGAAACCGATGAGCATCGTGTGCAACATCGGCCATTTCGACAGCGAGATCCAGATTGCAGCGCTCGCCAACTACAAGTGGACTGAGGTCAAGCCGGGCACCGACCTCGTCGAATTCCCCGACGGCAAGCAGATCATCGTGCTTGCCAAGGGGCGCCTCGTGAATCTCGGATGCGCCACCGGCCACCCGTCGTTCGTCATGTCGTCGAGCTTCACCAATCAGGTGCTCGCGCAGATCGAGCTGTTCACCAAGGGCGACCAGTACAAGAACGAAGTCTATGTCCTGCCCAAGCATCTCGATGAAAAGGTCGCGGCGCTCCACCTTGAAAAGCTCGGGGTGAAGCTGAGCAAGCTCACACAAAAGCAGGCCGACTATATTGGCGTGCCGGTCGAGGGGCCCTTCAAGCCCGATCATTACCGCTATTGA
- a CDS encoding ISAs1 family transposase, which produces MSWFAAAFDDLRDPRTGNARRHDLLEVLTMALTASICGAESCSDFADFAVDREDLFREFLRLENGVPSHDTFSRIFRLLDPAAFARCFEQFLTALGEAGAGVVAIDGKTLRRSFDTAAGRSPLAVVTAFASSTRTVIGQESFRPGEGDSEILAARALLECLDLTGQLVTADALHCQTETAQLVLDRGGDYLLRLKANRPALHEAVASYFAAPDILAGLATTETSDADHGRLEERRAFVSHDLGWLHGPKRACTEPVDMPALACLGMIEATVTRNGKTTTTRHYHLSSRTLSPEEYLAAARSHWSIENGLHWVLDMTFDEDRARSRKDHAPENLATLRKLALNVLRTARPDISIRRKRKRSGWSNAFAKTILGQMR; this is translated from the coding sequence ATGTCCTGGTTTGCCGCGGCGTTTGATGATCTTCGCGATCCGCGAACGGGCAACGCGCGCCGTCACGATCTGCTGGAAGTGCTGACGATGGCGCTGACGGCGTCGATCTGCGGGGCGGAGAGTTGTTCGGATTTTGCGGATTTCGCGGTGGATCGCGAGGATCTGTTCCGGGAGTTTCTGCGCCTTGAGAATGGGGTTCCCAGCCATGACACCTTCTCCCGGATTTTCCGGCTGCTGGATCCGGCAGCCTTTGCACGCTGCTTCGAGCAATTTCTGACCGCTCTTGGCGAAGCGGGTGCCGGTGTTGTCGCCATCGACGGCAAGACATTGCGGCGCTCGTTCGACACGGCAGCCGGCCGATCGCCGCTGGCGGTGGTGACGGCCTTTGCCTCGTCGACACGCACCGTCATCGGCCAGGAAAGCTTCCGTCCGGGGGAAGGCGACAGCGAAATCCTTGCCGCAAGAGCGCTCCTCGAATGCCTGGACCTCACGGGCCAGCTTGTCACCGCCGATGCCCTGCACTGCCAGACCGAGACTGCGCAGCTGGTCCTCGATCGTGGCGGCGATTATCTCTTACGTCTCAAGGCGAACAGACCGGCCCTGCATGAGGCGGTGGCCAGCTACTTCGCTGCACCGGATATCCTTGCCGGTCTCGCCACGACTGAGACAAGCGATGCCGATCATGGACGTCTCGAAGAGCGGCGGGCTTTTGTCAGCCATGACCTTGGCTGGCTGCACGGTCCCAAGCGCGCCTGCACCGAACCGGTGGACATGCCCGCTCTTGCCTGTCTCGGCATGATCGAGGCCACGGTCACCCGCAATGGAAAGACCACAACGACCCGCCATTATCATCTCTCATCCCGGACGCTGAGCCCGGAAGAATATCTTGCCGCCGCCAGATCCCACTGGTCGATCGAAAATGGTCTCCACTGGGTGCTCGACATGACATTCGATGAAGATCGCGCCCGCAGCCGAAAGGACCATGCCCCCGAAAATCTCGCAACCTTGCGCAAGCTCGCCCTCAATGTCCTGCGAACCGCCAGACCCGATATCTCCATCAGGAGAAAACGCAAACGCTCCGGATGGTCCAACGCCTTCGCCAAAACCATCCTCGGTCAAATGCGATAG
- a CDS encoding YqgE/AlgH family protein produces MDTAPTWFTGQLLLALPGIGDPRFEHSVIAMISHDEEGAMGIGVADPIGGMTVGAVLDQLEIAHEDPLDAPVFLGGPVEPSRGFVLHSRDWGGEGAVQVSDRWMISSSHDILRAIGDGRGPARWLVALGYAGWSPGQLEEELVRHGWHVTPGSDALLFDTPPDRRWQEAFAEAGVDARLLTTEGGEA; encoded by the coding sequence ATGGATACTGCCCCGACCTGGTTCACCGGCCAGCTGCTCCTCGCGCTGCCGGGCATCGGCGATCCCCGCTTCGAGCATTCGGTGATTGCTATGATCAGTCATGACGAAGAAGGAGCAATGGGCATCGGCGTCGCCGACCCGATCGGCGGAATGACGGTCGGTGCGGTGCTCGACCAGCTCGAGATCGCGCATGAGGATCCGCTCGACGCGCCGGTGTTTCTGGGCGGGCCGGTCGAGCCGTCGCGCGGCTTTGTGCTGCACAGCCGCGACTGGGGCGGCGAAGGCGCGGTGCAGGTCTCGGACCGCTGGATGATTTCAAGCTCGCACGACATCTTGCGCGCGATTGGCGACGGGCGCGGACCCGCGCGCTGGCTCGTCGCGCTGGGTTATGCGGGATGGTCGCCCGGCCAGCTCGAGGAGGAACTGGTACGTCACGGCTGGCACGTCACGCCGGGGAGCGATGCACTCCTCTTTGACACGCCGCCTGACCGGCGTTGGCAGGAAGCTTTTGCAGAGGCGGGGGTCGATGCCCGCCTGCTGACCACGGAAGGCGGGGAGGCGTAA
- a CDS encoding M16 family metallopeptidase: MTSFFLRRTAAALLPILLIAAAGDSATVLARDSAAATAPVNPQTDAARAWNFAASDLAVDPNIIFGVLPNGMKYALLKNGTPKNSVIIRMRFNVGSFAEADDQRGLAHFIEHMAFNGSTHVPEGEMIKLLERKGLAFGADTNASTGFDQTIYKLDLPGASDDLIDTGLMLMRETASELTIDPEAVNRERGVILSERRARDTYQLRSLVDQFAFAMPAMTVAQRIPIGTEDVIRTAPAERLRDLYDRYYRPERATLVMVGDFDPAAVEAKIKARFADWQGRGPAGPDPDIGTIDFARPSAADDFVDPAIADAVTIGAFKPWVDEPDSKAKRTRKFAEDIGEAIVSRRLAKIALREDSPILSGYFSDTEGWKRFDLVTVGAVAKQGAWKEALALIEQEYRRAVEHGFSQAEVDEQIAIRRTSLRNAVAGVDTRRSESLADLLVAAADGDFVVVRPEATQALFEAAVPSLDAAAVTAAFRKRVEGLSAPLVRVTSKAPIEGGPDAILAELKASQDVAVSAPAAAESLVFAYTDFGTPGRIVSDERIDDLGIRRIRFANNVMLNIKTTDFQKDKVWMSLRVDGGTLLATRDDPTKVALAGSLSIGGLEAHSFDELRKIFAGKTVAPSFGADIDAFGGKALTSPTDFRAQAQLMAAYVTHPGYRADGLALIRRVLPQQYAANDATPAAVMGRDVGGILADGDPRAQTPPLDVLMARDWAQLKPVIADSLAHGAVEIGVVGDIEEEAAIEAIAATFGALPERRAAFDPRESARERHFAADRSERTLIHKGPADQAELRVYWTARDDSDLAEAMRLNLLARVMQLKLTEELRERLGETYSPGAGASLSDEFPGYGHLFASSNVDYKDLATTRAAIFAIARELRESPVDADLLDRARRPLVEAMTKARRENSYWLNYVAEATSQPERLERSRQAIAEIEAASAAELQALARRYLVDETALVIKAVSDKAGT; encoded by the coding sequence ATGACGTCTTTTTTCCTGCGCCGCACTGCGGCCGCGCTGCTCCCGATCCTTCTGATCGCGGCCGCGGGCGACTCGGCAACTGTCCTCGCCCGCGATTCCGCTGCTGCCACGGCTCCAGTCAATCCCCAGACCGATGCCGCTCGGGCCTGGAACTTTGCCGCAAGCGACTTGGCGGTTGACCCCAACATCATCTTCGGCGTTCTGCCCAACGGAATGAAATATGCGCTGCTCAAGAATGGCACGCCCAAGAACAGCGTTATCATTCGGATGCGTTTCAACGTTGGCAGTTTTGCGGAAGCCGACGACCAGCGCGGACTCGCCCATTTCATCGAGCATATGGCCTTCAATGGCTCGACCCATGTGCCCGAAGGCGAGATGATCAAGCTGCTCGAGCGCAAGGGACTAGCGTTCGGCGCCGACACCAATGCTTCCACCGGCTTTGACCAGACGATCTACAAGCTCGACCTGCCGGGCGCCTCGGATGATCTCATCGACACCGGGCTGATGCTCATGCGCGAGACCGCGAGTGAGCTGACGATTGATCCCGAGGCGGTCAACCGCGAACGCGGCGTCATCCTGTCTGAACGCCGCGCGCGCGACACCTATCAGCTAAGAAGCCTGGTCGACCAGTTCGCTTTCGCCATGCCAGCAATGACAGTTGCGCAGCGCATTCCGATTGGCACCGAAGACGTGATCCGGACGGCGCCCGCCGAGCGCCTTCGCGATCTTTACGATCGCTATTATCGGCCCGAGCGCGCAACGCTCGTCATGGTCGGCGATTTCGACCCCGCCGCGGTGGAGGCGAAGATCAAGGCGCGCTTTGCTGACTGGCAGGGGCGCGGCCCCGCCGGCCCGGATCCCGATATCGGGACCATCGATTTTGCGCGTCCCTCGGCCGCCGACGATTTCGTCGACCCGGCGATTGCGGATGCGGTGACGATCGGGGCGTTCAAGCCCTGGGTCGACGAACCTGACAGCAAGGCGAAGCGTACGCGCAAATTTGCCGAGGATATCGGCGAGGCGATTGTCAGCCGTCGTCTCGCCAAGATTGCGCTGCGCGAGGATTCGCCGATTCTCAGCGGCTATTTCAGCGATACTGAGGGATGGAAACGCTTCGACCTCGTGACCGTTGGTGCGGTTGCCAAGCAAGGCGCGTGGAAGGAAGCTCTCGCGCTCATCGAGCAGGAATATCGCCGCGCCGTCGAACATGGTTTTTCCCAGGCCGAGGTCGACGAACAGATTGCGATCCGGCGCACTTCGCTGCGCAACGCTGTCGCGGGGGTAGATACCCGGCGCAGCGAGAGTTTGGCGGACCTTCTTGTCGCCGCGGCGGACGGGGATTTCGTCGTCGTGCGCCCCGAAGCCACGCAGGCATTGTTCGAGGCAGCCGTGCCCTCACTCGACGCCGCTGCAGTCACCGCCGCATTCCGCAAGCGCGTCGAGGGGCTCAGCGCTCCGCTCGTGCGTGTGACGAGCAAAGCGCCGATCGAGGGCGGGCCGGATGCGATCCTTGCCGAACTCAAGGCTTCCCAAGATGTCGCTGTTTCTGCGCCGGCGGCCGCCGAGAGCCTTGTCTTCGCCTATACCGATTTCGGAACACCGGGCCGGATCGTGTCGGATGAGCGGATCGATGATCTCGGCATCCGCCGGATTCGCTTCGCCAATAATGTGATGCTGAACATCAAGACGACCGACTTCCAGAAGGACAAGGTGTGGATGTCACTACGCGTCGACGGCGGGACACTGCTCGCGACGCGGGACGACCCGACGAAAGTGGCGCTCGCGGGATCGCTCAGCATCGGCGGGCTCGAAGCGCACAGTTTTGATGAGCTGCGCAAGATCTTTGCGGGAAAGACCGTCGCGCCGAGTTTCGGGGCGGACATCGACGCGTTCGGCGGCAAGGCGCTGACCTCGCCCACCGATTTTCGCGCGCAGGCACAGTTGATGGCGGCTTATGTCACCCACCCTGGCTACCGGGCCGACGGCCTCGCGCTGATCCGCCGGGTACTGCCGCAGCAATATGCCGCGAACGATGCGACGCCTGCCGCGGTGATGGGACGCGATGTCGGGGGGATTCTGGCAGACGGCGATCCGCGCGCCCAAACACCGCCACTCGATGTGCTGATGGCGCGGGACTGGGCGCAGCTGAAGCCCGTCATTGCCGATAGCCTGGCGCACGGCGCGGTCGAGATCGGCGTCGTCGGCGACATCGAGGAGGAGGCGGCAATCGAAGCAATTGCGGCGACCTTCGGTGCGCTTCCCGAACGCCGCGCGGCGTTCGATCCGCGCGAGAGCGCGCGCGAGCGGCACTTCGCGGCCGATCGCAGCGAGCGCACGCTGATTCACAAGGGACCCGCCGACCAGGCTGAGCTGCGTGTCTATTGGACTGCACGCGACGACAGCGACCTTGCCGAGGCGATGCGGCTCAACCTGCTCGCGCGGGTGATGCAGCTCAAGCTTACCGAAGAGCTTCGCGAACGGCTCGGCGAGACCTACAGCCCCGGCGCGGGTGCTTCGCTGTCCGATGAATTTCCCGGCTACGGCCATCTCTTCGCGTCGAGCAATGTCGATTATAAGGATCTCGCGACGACCCGCGCTGCGATCTTTGCGATCGCCAGGGAACTGCGCGAATCGCCCGTCGATGCCGACCTTCTCGACCGCGCGCGGCGGCCGCTCGTCGAGGCGATGACCAAGGCACGGCGCGAGAACAGCTACTGGCTGAATTATGTCGCCGAAGCGACGAGCCAGCCCGAACGGCTCGAGCGCAGCCGCCAGGCGATCGCCGAGATCGAGGCTGCGAGCGCCGCGGAGCTTCAGGCGCTCGCCCGGCGCTATCTGGTCGACGAGACGGCGCTGGTGATCAAGGCGGTGAGCGACAAGGCGGGGACCTGA
- the purC gene encoding phosphoribosylaminoimidazolesuccinocarboxamide synthase: protein MARRRQIYEGKAKILYEGPEPGTLIQYFKDDATAFNAQKRGTINGKGVLNNRISEHVFTLLGNIGVPTHFIRRLNMREQLIRQVEIVPIEVIVRNVAAGTLSKRLGIEEGTQLPRTLIEYCYKDDALGDPLVAEEHIACFNWCSQDELHDIQDMAIRINDFMSGMFAAVGIRLIDFKLEFGRLWDGDYSRIILADEISPDGCRLWDMTTNEKLDKDRFRRDLGGEVEAYQEVARRLGLLPEGGDNAVLDLETHRKKKGS, encoded by the coding sequence ATGGCCCGTCGCCGCCAGATCTACGAAGGCAAAGCCAAGATCCTCTACGAAGGTCCTGAACCGGGCACGCTGATCCAGTATTTCAAGGATGATGCGACCGCGTTCAACGCGCAGAAGCGCGGGACAATCAATGGCAAGGGCGTGCTCAACAACCGGATTTCGGAGCATGTCTTCACGCTTCTCGGCAACATCGGCGTGCCGACGCACTTCATCCGCCGCCTCAACATGCGCGAACAATTGATCCGCCAGGTCGAAATCGTGCCGATCGAGGTGATCGTGCGCAATGTTGCCGCTGGCACATTGTCGAAACGGCTCGGGATCGAAGAGGGGACCCAGCTTCCCCGCACGCTGATCGAATATTGTTACAAGGACGACGCGCTCGGCGATCCGCTGGTCGCCGAGGAGCATATCGCCTGCTTCAACTGGTGCAGCCAGGACGAGCTTCACGACATTCAGGACATGGCGATCCGCATCAATGACTTCATGAGCGGCATGTTCGCCGCGGTCGGCATTCGCCTCATCGACTTCAAGCTCGAATTCGGGCGCCTGTGGGATGGGGATTATAGCCGCATTATCCTCGCCGACGAAATCAGCCCCGACGGCTGCCGCCTGTGGGACATGACCACGAACGAAAAGCTCGACAAGGATCGCTTCCGCCGTGACCTTGGCGGCGAAGTCGAAGCCTATCAGGAGGTTGCGCGCCGGCTCGGCCTGCTGCCCGAGGGCGGCGACAATGCCGTGCTCGACCTCGAGACGCACCGCAAGAAAAAGGGAAGCTGA
- a CDS encoding crotonase/enoyl-CoA hydratase family protein: MSYDQIRLDRHEGIAVLTLHRPDRMNAFTTQMMQEIVAALDECDADDAVRAVIFTGSGEKAYCAGADLGEGAATFDYDKRTDKAATLPDGIPASPVAEDGTIDWSHPLIRDSGGRVSMRIFDAKKPVLGAINGAAVGIGATMTLSMDARLASDTARYGFVFARRGIVPEAASSWFLPRLVGIQTAVDWCFSGRLIPAAEAHEKGLVQSVHAPGELIDAAIAKAHEMTADSAPVSVALTRHMLWRMLGAPHPMSAHRWDSRAIFARGRSPDAAEGVTSFLEKRAPRFTASVAKDYPWFEEFEEAPPYR; the protein is encoded by the coding sequence ATGAGCTACGACCAGATTCGCCTCGATCGCCACGAGGGCATCGCAGTGCTGACGCTGCACCGGCCGGACCGGATGAACGCCTTTACCACCCAGATGATGCAGGAAATCGTCGCCGCGCTCGACGAGTGCGACGCCGACGACGCGGTGCGCGCGGTGATTTTCACCGGTTCGGGCGAAAAGGCCTATTGCGCGGGCGCTGACCTCGGCGAAGGCGCCGCCACCTTCGATTACGACAAGCGCACCGACAAGGCGGCAACCCTGCCCGACGGCATACCGGCGAGCCCCGTTGCCGAGGATGGCACGATCGACTGGTCGCATCCGCTGATCCGCGATTCGGGCGGGCGCGTATCGATGCGGATCTTCGATGCGAAAAAGCCGGTGCTCGGCGCGATCAACGGGGCAGCGGTCGGCATCGGTGCAACGATGACCCTGTCGATGGACGCGCGGCTCGCCAGCGATACCGCGCGCTACGGCTTTGTTTTCGCGCGCCGCGGCATCGTCCCTGAAGCCGCCTCGAGCTGGTTCCTGCCGCGCCTCGTCGGCATCCAGACCGCGGTTGACTGGTGCTTCTCGGGCCGCCTGATCCCGGCTGCAGAGGCGCATGAGAAAGGCCTTGTCCAGTCAGTCCACGCGCCCGGCGAACTCATCGACGCTGCGATCGCAAAAGCCCATGAAATGACCGCAGACAGCGCCCCCGTCTCGGTCGCGCTCACCCGCCACATGTTGTGGCGCATGCTTGGTGCCCCACACCCGATGAGCGCTCACCGCTGGGACAGCCGCGCCATCTTCGCCCGTGGTCGCAGCCCGGATGCCGCGGAAGGCGTTACCAGCTTTCTTGAAAAGCGCGCGCCCCGCTTCACCGCGAGCGTCGCCAAGGATTACCCCTGGTTCGAAGAGTTCGAGGAGGCACCGCCCTATCGCTAA
- a CDS encoding peroxiredoxin, with protein MTIATGDKLPEATLVKVTENGPEQVNAAEYFKGRKVALFSVPGAFTPTCSAKHLPGFVEKAEELKAKGIDEIACTAVNDAFVLGAWGKAGGADQITMLADGNGDFAKAVGLTMDGKAFGMGTRGQRYSMVVNDGVVEQLNVEAPGEFKVSSADHMLEQL; from the coding sequence ATGACGATCGCGACCGGAGACAAGCTCCCCGAAGCCACGCTGGTGAAGGTGACCGAAAATGGTCCCGAGCAGGTGAACGCTGCGGAGTATTTCAAGGGCCGCAAGGTCGCGCTCTTTTCGGTACCGGGTGCCTTTACGCCCACCTGTTCGGCCAAACATCTGCCGGGCTTTGTCGAGAAGGCCGAGGAATTGAAGGCAAAGGGCATCGACGAAATCGCCTGCACCGCGGTCAACGACGCCTTCGTCCTTGGCGCATGGGGCAAGGCCGGCGGAGCCGACCAGATCACCATGCTCGCCGACGGCAACGGCGATTTCGCCAAGGCAGTAGGCCTCACGATGGACGGCAAGGCGTTCGGCATGGGGACCCGCGGCCAGCGCTATTCGATGGTCGTCAACGACGGTGTGGTCGAGCAGCTCAATGTCGAAGCGCCGGGCGAATTCAAGGTGTCGAGCGCGGACCACATGCTCGAGCAGCTCTAA